The DNA sequence CGAGCCGGACAGACAGGCCGCCCGTTTCGATCGCGTTCTTGAGGGTCTCATCATCCCCGAACGCGCTGTAGACGAGTTTCGCCTGCAATTGCCCCGTATCGGCATCGTAGCGCAGACTGGAGAGGCGGACGCCTTCCTGATTGGCCAGCGCAGCGTAGAGCACCCCGGCCATTTCACGGAAGCCTGCAACCGGCGTCTGGGCGCTGCCAGAGCGCTCACGGACAGCGGCCACGATGTTCGATGGGACGGGTTGCCCCGGATACATGGCAGCGAAACTCGCCCGCGTCTGACGATCGAGGACCGCCTCAAGCTGGTTCATCGCGAGAATACTGGCAAACGTGTAAGCACCCCAGGCCAGCGCGCAAACGACCGCCAGACCGGCCAGAAGGCGGAACCGTTTCAGATCAATTGGCAATTCGGCCTTGCGGGCATAATCGGCCTGACGAAGATCTATGCCTGTCTCACCTGCCGAGAAACGTTGCGCGAGCGCCAGCAAGGGATCGTCCACCACCTCCGGTTCTTGTCCTGCACGTTGTATCAGCGCGGAGACGAGATCCGACGGCAGAGACTTGTCGATCGCGAACCGGCGGTCTTCTGCGGAGACGATGATATGGCTGCCCATGTCCAGCGGCGGTGAGCCTGCCTCCAGCAGCGTCACATCAGCAACCAGGCGGGCATCTTCCAGCCCGGCTTCGGTCAGGCGCTGCATCCAGCCGTCCATGACCTCCCGCGCCACCATGCAGACGGTTCCCTCATCTCCGGCACCGCTACGCTGGCCAATCGCGGCGTGCAAATTCTCCACCGGTACGGAGATATCGTCCTCGACAGCAAAGCGTGCTGTCCGCAGCCAGTCGGCCCGGCGCGTGCCAACCAGACGGACCGTGGCGACCGCCACCTCCGTCGCTGGCACGACAACCGTTACACCGTCAGACGAGGCAGGTTTCTCGTGTGGTGGCAAAAGGGTGATGTCGCCTGCTCCCACGGCAGCAAAGCGCCAGGCTTCTCCCTCGGCCGGCAGAAGGGCAATGAGATGACGCGCCATTAGAATTCCCTCCGAACCAGGGAGACCAGAGAGACGACTCCGGTTTCGGCGCGCTGGTAGAGCGCCCTGTAATCAGTCACAAGACCGCCCGTTCCGACGCTGATATCTGCCGACAAATAATTCGACACCAGCGAAATCGCCATTTCGTCACGGACGTCTGGCGCAATTTTCATAATTGCGTCCTGTTGCGTGAAGGTATCCTTGTTCAACCATCCTCCTGTCGGGCGGGAGTCAATTATGGCCCGCGCATCATCAAGAGACAGCTCACTGGAATACAGGGCAACTAGAAGAGGTGCCTGCCCCACGGTCAATGTATTTATGTTGAGCACGGACTGTTCTTCCGCCGGACGAAGGCACACCAAGCTTTCGATTTGCGCCACGATCTCTGCATCATATCCGGCAATCGCTTTCAATTCGCTAATACTGCGCAATTTTGTATTGGCAGCACGATAGGGCTCTGCCTGAGACACATAGTATCCGTCTTCTGCGCCATAAGTGCGGGTTGAGCCATCTGCATCGATCCAGTCGGCCAGCTTCTGTGCCAGGGACTCTGCTTCCGCATCGTCAAATCCGGCCGCGACGAGCATGTCATCGAAAGACTCGAGCGATGCATCGTTTACTTCACCATCACCGGCACTGTTGATCAGGGCATTCAGATTGAAGCAGTTGGACGCTTCATGCGCCTGCACCACAACCACGCCGTTTCCTGCCGGCAGGGTGGTTGGCTGAGCAAACAGCTCGGACTCGGCGTTCAAAGCCCCTTCATTCAAGGTCATTGCCTTGGTGAGATAAGTCCCCGCCGCCTGCGCCGCGCCGCGTGCCGTCCAGAAGGTTTCTGCGCGCGCCGAAGACGATTTGATGACCATCACCGACCGGGCAAGTGCATCGGTTGCGGCAACCGCCGCCACCGACATCAACATGACAATCACCAGGACCGACAGGAGGCTCGCCCCCTGTTCCTTGTCAGCGGTTGGCATCACCCACCCCCTCCCACAACGAAGAGTTCGGTGAGCACATCCCTGTCTGAGTATTCCAGTGTCAGTTCGACAGCTGCCGGCAGCTCCTTCGTGGCAGCTCCCCATTCAGGCAGCCACTCCCGGCCATCGAAATAGCGCGCCGTCATGCGCGACAGACCCGTGGCGAGCACACGGTCAACATGGGGGGTATCCGTTGCCGGATCTGGCCTGAGCCAGGCGCGCCGGGTCAATGTGCCATCCCGCAACTTGTATTCCACGGCCAGAAGCGAGGCGCGATTGTCGTCCGGAACCGGGTGGCTCCAGCCGTCGCGCACGAAGACAACAAACGGCTCCGACGTATAATCCGGCCGCCCGGCATCACCGATCAGCATCCGGATATTTGCAAAATCGTCCCGCATGAGCGTGTGAGCGAGTTCAATACCACGGACGTTCTCCGTCGTTTTGCCAAGCCGGTCAGACGCTCTCACCGTCCCTATGAGTAATGTCGACCCCGCAACCGCGATCATCGAGGTCAGCGCCAGGGCGACCAGCATTTCTATGAGTGTGAAACCTGCGTCGCGCTTCATGGCTTCACCTGAACCAGCGTTTCGCGCAGAGCCAGCTGCTGGCCGGTCGCTGCATCGGAGACTGTGACACGAATTCCCGCGAGGCCGCTTTCATCCCTGATTTCAATCTCGCGCACCCAGTCGAATGCCTGCCCGCGCTGGACGCTCTCTCCCGAAGTGGAGCCGGCCCTGAGCGTGGCGGTGTCGGCGACGGCTTCGACCAGCCGGTTGTCCGCTTCAATCCGCGCAAGCGACAAACTGCGTGTATGCCCCGCATTGGCGGTCGTTTCGGTAACCAGATGCGCAAGTCCGATGGCCGAGATGGAAAACACCACCAATGCCACGAGCACTTCCGCCAGAGTAAAGCCGCGATCCGTCATCCTGCCTGCCCTGGCAAGTCGAAGTCGCGTGTACGCACTCCTTTTGAAAAACGCACGTCCGGGCCCGATACAATGCCTGAAGCATCCAGAACAATTTGCGGGAGCGCCTCATCTGATTTCGGATCTGATTTTCCCAGCATACGGATGGTAACGCCATCTGACACACGCCGGCTCACATCGCTCACCGGCACCCACCGGCCATTGATCCGGGTGTAAACCGTGTATGCATTCTCTTCGATGCGGATGCCTTGCGCCTGCCCCCGGCTGATGGCCTGATCCAGCGAGCGGTTCATCACCTTTTCGAACTGGTCTGCTTCTGAATTCAACGCATCAGGCCGGGATGGCATCACCATCACCACCAGGGCGCTGGCGAGCGCCATGATGAACAGGGCGACCATGATCTCCACAAGAGAGAAGCCGCCATCCCGATGCATGATGCTATCCAATGGCCAGCCTATTCCCAGTTGCCGATATCGTCAGCCGTCCCGGCCTTGCCGTCCGGGCCAGATGAATAAAGGTCGTATGCACCGCCCGAGCGGGCACCCGGCACATCATACCGGTAAGGATTTCCCCATGGGTCATCTCGCAGCCGTTTGACATAGCCGCCCGGCCGGTAGGTCGCGATGTCAGCGCCCGCCGGCGGCGTTTTCAACGCGGCAAGTCCGGCTTCGGCGCTCGGATAGGCGTACATGTCGAGGCTGTACATTTCGAGCGCGCTTTCGAATGCGGCGATATCGGCACGCACCTTGCCGACGCGGGACTGTTCCCCGACAGGCGCAACATTGATGATCACCAGGGTCGCAAGCAGGCCCATGATGAAGATGACGACCATCAGCTCCACCAGGGAAAATCCGGCGTCCTTGCGGCGGGTTTTGACAATCTTCCTGACTGGCATCATGACTTTGTCTCCTATGACATGGCGAGCGTGTTGAGTTGGAGGATCGGCAGCATGATCGACATGACGATCAGGCCGACGATTCCGCCCATCAGCACGATTATAAGCGGCTCGGCGAGCGCCAGAAGCGCCGCTGAGCCCGTTTCGAACTCTGTATCGAGAAAATCTGCCGCCCGGTTCATCATTCCGGACACGTCACGGCCAACTTCGCCGCTCGTGACCATGTGAACCATCATCGGGGGAAAGACGCCTGTGGCGGCCAAGGCGCCTGACAGGGAGCCCCCTTCCCGAACGCGTTCGGCGATGAAGTCGGTCGCATCGGCGATGACCGTATTATTGGCCGCGCCCTTTGCCCCCTCGAGCGCTTCGAGGACCGTCGCCCCGGAGGCAGACAAGGTCGCAAAAACGCGGGCAAAACGTGCGGCAGCGACGATGCGCGTCTGGGGTCCGATCAACGGCAACCGCAACACGAACCGGTCCAGACTGCGGCGTATGGCCGGTTGGCGCAAAAGGCGGACACCAAGGAAGATCAGGGCGGCAAGGACAAGTACGATGAGAATACCGTACTCCCGCACGCCATTGGACAGGCCAATCACGATCCGCGTGAGCAGCGGCAACTGGGCGTCAAACAGGTCAAACTGTTCCACAAGACGGGGCACGACGACGACCATAAGCGCGATCACCATTCCCATCGCCATGACGGTCAGAAGTGCCGGATAGATCAGCGCCGCCCGGACTTTCTGACGTAGCTGGTAGCTTCGCTCCAGATAGGTTGCGAGGCGCTCCATAATGTCACCCAGCTTGCCGGACATCTCGCCTGCCGCCGTCACGGCGCGCACAAGTGGCGGGAACGCATCCGGCGCCAATGCCATCGCGTCAGACAGGCGGGCGCCTTCAACAACATCTGCCCGAACCGTGTGAACAGCTTTTTGTACACTCACCGGATTTTCGTTTCCTGCGCAGGCACCGAGCGCTTGCTCCACAGCCAGACCGGACTTGAGCAGCACGGACAATTGCCGGACGAGAAGCACACGTTGCTTGTCGCTCAGCCGGCCGCGGCGAATCGTGACTTTCGACTGCTTTTCTGTGACCGGGTCGACATTCAGGACCATCAGGTCCCGCAGGCGAAGTTCCTTACGGGCCGAACGCGCGCTGTCTGCCGAGATAATGCCTGAACGGCGCTTGCCGTCGGCATCAAGGGCAACATATTCGAAAGCGGCCATTACTGGCCTCCCTTGCGGCAGGCGCGCAGGACTTCCGCAACACTGGTCTCTCCGGAGATCACATAACGGCGGGCATTATCGAGAAGGCGATCATGGCGGGCGAATGCCGCCTGGTCGATCGCATCTTCAGACGCGCCTTCGCCCAACATGTTCCGGATCGCGCGATCCGCAACCAGAAGCTCATAAACGCCAAGTCTGCCGGTGAACCCGGTTTGCGCGCAAGAAATACAGCCTTGCGGATCATAGACCGTCAATTCGGTGTCCCCCGGAAGACCGAGGGCATCGCACTCCGCATGCGTTGCAGTCCGCGATGTCTTGCAAACCGGACAAAGCTTGCGCACGAGCCGCTGGGCCATAATGGCGCGCAGTGTTGAAGACAGAAGGTAATCTTCAACGCCCATATCACGAAGACGCGTGATCGCACCGGACGCGGAGTTGGTGTGAAGGGTGGAGAGTGCCAACCGTCCGGTCGACGCGAACTCGAAGGTCACTTCGGCCGTTTCAGAATCGCGGATCTCGCCAACCATCACCACATTGGGGTCTTGCCGCAGGATGGAGCGCAGCGTGGCGGCAAAGTTCAGGCCGACCTTGTGGTCCATCTGGGTCTGGCTGATGCCTGGCAGGCCGTATTCGACCGGGTCTTCCAAAGTCATGATATTGTCACGGCCCGTATTGAGCCGCGACAGGGCAGAATAGAGTGTCGTGGTCTTGCCGGACCCGACCGGCCCGGTCACAAGGATCACACCATTGGGCTGGCTAAGCGTTTCAGCAAATCGCTGATACGTGTCCTCGTCCATACCGAGATCGGTCAAATTCAGCAGAGCATTCTTTGTATCCAGCAATCGAAGGACAACGCGCTCGCCGTAACGGGTCGGCAATGTCGCAACCCGCACATCGATGGATTTTCCACCGGCCGACAGGGAAATCCGGCCATCTTGCGGGAGGCGCTTCTCTGCAATGTCGAGCCGCGACATGACCTTGATACGGGAGACGATCGGCGCGGCCAGTTTCCGCGGAGGCGTTAAAACCTCCACAAGATCCCCATCAATCCGATAACGGATGGACAGCGTCTCTTCGAACGGGTCGATATGAATATCGGAGGCACGCTGTTTCATTGCCTCATGGATCAGGCCGTTGATCAACCGGATGACCGGCGCATCATCCTGGCCATCCAGCAAATCTGCCGCCTTGGGCAGATCGTCGATCAGGCTTTCCAGTCCGCCACGGGCATCCACCGCGGCGTCGACGCTGTCCCCGGCCAATGCATCAGCCGTAAAGACGTCCGCCAGCGTGCGCTCATAGGTATCGCGATCAAGCGGCTCAAGCTCGAAGCTTGAGCCCAGGGCGCGCCGCGCTTCAAGAAGCACCAACGGGTCAGCGCCCGCCCGCATGCCGAGCGTCAACACATCCCGTCCAGGCAAGACAACAACCCCCTTGTCCTTCGCGAAGGCATAAGTGAATTGCTGGATGGCAGGCGCAGTGGTCATTGCGGAGGCGGGCTCCCCAGAACCTGATTGACGAAGCGGTCGAGAGACTCCCCGCTGTCGCCCTCTCCGGTCCACAATTCCTGCGCACGCAGGTAACGATAGGAACGCGACGTCGCAGCGCGCGCATCGTCACGATTGCGGACGATTGTCGGGCGGATGAAGACCATGAGATTGGTACGGCCAAGCCCCTTCCCCTCGGAACGGAACAGCCGCCCGGCCACGGGAATATCCCCCAGCACGGGCACTTTCTCGTTCGTGACGCTTTCTGTTTGCTCAACCAGGCCGCCCAGAACGATTATCTCGCCATTGTCGGCGATGACGCTCGTACTGATCTTGCGTGTATTGAAGATGAGATCCGTGCTGGACCCGGTCGTGATCGCCTGCGCGATGTTGGAAACTTCCTGCGTGATATCAAGACGGATTGTATCGTCGTTTGAAATCCGGGGCGTCACATCCAGGCCGACACCGACATCCCTGCGCTCAACCGTACGGAACGGATTTGTGTTGGCATTTCCCAGAACCTCTCCCGTCGCGACAGGCACTTCCTGACCGACGAGAAGAGACGACGTTCCATTGTCGAGCGTCATGTTGAAAGGCTTGGACAGGATGCGGGATTGCGTGTCGTTCTCCACGGCCGTCAGGATTGCCCCGAACAATGTGTCTCCGTCCTGTCCCCCAACGCCTATGCTGAGACCTGACAGTCCGAGCAGAGAATTGACGGCCGCTTCGGCAAAGGGATTGGTTTCGGCGGTGCCTGTATTGAATGGCGTGTTGGAGCTGAGCGCCCCCGCGAGCGCCAGCATGCTGGGGGCAGACCGCGAATAATTTGTCGAGACGAACGGCACGGTCGAGTCATTCGTACCCGACACGAGGAACTGCAACCCGAGTTCCCGCGCCGTATCATCTGACATCTCCACGATAATCGCCTCAACCAGAACCTGAGACCGGCGCCGGTCAAGATCGGTCACAATCCGTTCGAGGGCACTCAGGGTTTCCGGGGGTGCACTGATGACCAGGGAGTTGGTCGACTCGTGATGCGCAATTGTCGTCGACGCGTCCGGTTCGCCACCAGCAGCGCGGCGGGCATCCATCGCGCCGGCCATCTGCTGGAGCACTGGCACGAGGTCCACTGCGTTTGCATTGTTCAATGGAATGACCCGGAGCGTGTCTTCTGTCCGGTCATGCGAGTCGAGTTCCCGGCTGACTTCAATCGCACGCTTTACGAGAGCCTCATCGCCTTTCAGGACGATGGCATTGCCTGTATCAGACGCGACGGCCTGGAAATCCACGGAATAGGAATTCTCACCCGGCGGCACTGAGAGGCTCGTCAGGATGGTCGCCATTTCCCGTGCCGGTATATTCTTCAGGCTGATCGTTTGGGTAACCGAAGGATCCGAGTCAATTTGCTCCAACATGGTTCGCAGGCGCGGCAGGTTCGACGCATAGTCGACGACGACCAGCGTGTTCGAGGCATTGTTGGCGACGACCTGGCCCTGCTCGGCGATCAGTGGCTTGATGACCGCGGCAACGTCGCGCGCCGAGGAGTGCTTCAACGCAAAGATCTCGGTTGTGAATGTATTGGCGTCGCTTGCCGAAGTGCTGGCGTCCGATACGGCCTGGCGCTCCGGAACGATCCGATACGTCGATCGACCGGCTGGAACGGCTGTGAACCCATGAACCCGCAAGGCTGAAAGGAAGACATCGAACACCTGATCGCGCGTCAGAGGTGTGGACGAGGACACAGTCACGCGCTTGGTACGGGCATCGGGATGAACGATGAACGTGTAGCCGGTGACAGTCGAAACATCCGCGATCAGCGCAGACAGTTCGACATCGTCAAAATTCATGATGTGGCGCGATGGTTCCGGACCGCTTTCGCCAGCCAGGGCAAATGCATTTGGCGCAGTCGCGGCCAGTAGCGCGGCAGAGAGGACGGATTTGAGTTTCATGAGCTACGGATTCTCCGGCAGCGTGAATATCTGATCGACCTGGCGGCCATCGCGATCAATTCTGAGGCGGACTTTGCGGGATGAAGACAATTTCATTGCGAGTTCACCCGGTCCGGCCGAACCGATTGAAACCCCATCAACGGACAGGATGATGTCGCCGGGCTTCAATCCGGAACGCTCAAGAAGCGCCGCATTGCCCCGGCTGCTGATCTGATAACCGACAAAATCCTGTCCCCGATGGACAGGATCAATCACGAGATTGGCGAGAAAGTCTGTGGCCGTCGTGCTGATCAGGTCATCGCTGCTGGCAGAACGTGTGCCTGAGACTTTCGTCCCGGCGTCCTCGGGCGAAGACAGAACGGACAGCCTGTCTGCGCCGCTCGACATCAGCAGGGCCTCGATCTGGCCGTCCTTGCGCAAAGTCACGCGATCCCCATAAACCCGGTCCAGCACAACCCCATCCAGAATGGTTTCGCCAGGCGCAAACGTGTTCAGCCGGTTATTCGGCATCACGATCATCGCAACACCTGTGCCATCTGCAGACGCGCGGACGCCCTTCAGAACGAGATTGAGCTTCGTTTCAGGGGCTTCCTGTGCCAGATCGGCCACCTCGCCTGCCCGATTAAAGGGATCGAGGGTCGTCAGGAGGGACATGTCACCCGTCAGGACCGGTGACGTGCCGCCTGGAGATTGACGAAAAACCTCCCCCATCGGCTGCACGCCCATGACAGCGCCGCCTGGTTCGATGGCGATCCAGGCCAGGCGAGCCAGCAGGAGGGCGATCACGGCCACCAGACAGATTTCTGCGACGCGAATAAGCGGGCCGGCACTGCGCAGAAGCAGACGCCCGAAATCGGCCACAGACAATCCTGTCCGATCACCAAAACCAGCAATCTCACTCAACTTCCACGTCCTTTCGCCCATAATCCGCCTGAGTGTGAGTTAGCCACACCGAGCAGACCAGGAACCTGCATTCTACAGGCTTCACTACCAAGATGAACGTCCTGACTCCCATAACGGGACTTCTGCACAACTCTCAGGAGAGTCATTCGACATCTTTGGCAGAAAACCGATGCAATGCGCCGGGTGTATCCCAAACGCAAACTCTCACTGCATACTTCTTGCCACCTGGTATCGATGGCGGTGGATCGTCTGACATTCTCACGTCTGCGATGCACCGGACGGAGTTGAGACCAAGCCAGTTGCCGAAGGACCGCCTTCAGGCCGTTCGTTTACATGAGATATTTCGTACTTTTGTGACGCAAGTTACAGATATTTATGAGAAACCTGCTGTTTTCTCAGTTAACTGGAAAATTCTGCCGCCGCGGCTCGGGATCACCGCGGCGGCAAAGGGATTAGAAGCGCAGCGTCAAGCTGGCCGAAAGGCTCCGCCCCCGGTCGTAGGTGTTAAATTCCGTCCGGCCGAGATCATTGTCGTTCAACTGATACTCCTCATGCGCCTCGTTCAGCAGATTACGACCGCTCAGACCGAGCGTGAAATCCCGCCCAGCCACGGTGAAATCACGGCGATAGACGAGGTCCAGCTGGACCCCCGGATTTTCGATGATATCCGGCAGCTCTGCGCCAGGCTGGTCGAGCCCGCGTTGCAGAATACGTTCATCCACCCAGCCGAGAAGCAGCGTCATCTGCTCAACATCGCTTTCCCAGCCGAATTGGAGGTTCGCAATGTTCTCGGGTGTCCCCTGCAGCGATGACCCATCGAGGCCATACAGGGCGGCATCCCGCAGCGAACGGGAGATCGGATCGAAGACCCGATCGCCTTCGTCGGCCTGCACCTCGGAAGAGGTATAGGTGTAGTTTGCGGAGAAAAGCCATTCCCGGTCGTCAAACCATGGGTTCGAGATCGGCATGTCGAAACGTGTCCGGTATTCAAACTCGGCGCCTGACAGGACAGCCTTCGGGGAGTTGATAAAGGTCGTTTCGAAGACGAAGGTCGAGGTCGAGAACTGAACCTCTTCAATCGGATTTTTAATCTCCTTGTGGAAGGCACCGATCGTGATGAACTCGTTCCGGCCCATGTAATATTCAAGGCGCGCATCGTAGTTCGTCAGCTCACTGTCCACGAGACCGCTGTTGCCCCGATAGGAGCGCTCGGTTTCCGGGTCGAAATAGTTCGACAGGGCAAGCTCGCGGAACTGCGGGCGGGCAATCGTCTGCGAATAGCCGAGGCGCATCTGAAGGTCGTCTGCGAAGTTCCACGTGAAGGTGGCAGACGGAAGAATGTAATCGTTCTCGAGATTCACATCCCCCGCACCCGGGTTACCGAAGCGGTCAAACGTCCGGACGGTCTCTTCGGCTGTCTCATAACGAGCGCCTAGCGTCGTGCGGATGAAAGGAAACAATTCCAGATCGGCCTGCACGTAGCCAGCCATGACATCAAGACCTGCCGCATAGGAGTCGTTCGGTGTCGTGACTTCCTGCAGGACGAACCGGGCCGGATCGATGTTATCCGGAGAGAACAGATAATCCGGGCGTGCCAT is a window from the Hyphomonas adhaerens MHS-3 genome containing:
- the gspL gene encoding type II secretion system protein GspL, which gives rise to MARHLIALLPAEGEAWRFAAVGAGDITLLPPHEKPASSDGVTVVVPATEVAVATVRLVGTRRADWLRTARFAVEDDISVPVENLHAAIGQRSGAGDEGTVCMVAREVMDGWMQRLTEAGLEDARLVADVTLLEAGSPPLDMGSHIIVSAEDRRFAIDKSLPSDLVSALIQRAGQEPEVVDDPLLALAQRFSAGETGIDLRQADYARKAELPIDLKRFRLLAGLAVVCALAWGAYTFASILAMNQLEAVLDRQTRASFAAMYPGQPVPSNIVAAVRERSGSAQTPVAGFREMAGVLYAALANQEGVRLSSLRYDADTGQLQAKLVYSAFGDDETLKNAIETGGLSVRLGDARVEDGRVVGDLILEQAS
- the gspK gene encoding type II secretion system minor pseudopilin GspK — protein: MPTADKEQGASLLSVLVIVMLMSVAAVAATDALARSVMVIKSSSARAETFWTARGAAQAAGTYLTKAMTLNEGALNAESELFAQPTTLPAGNGVVVVQAHEASNCFNLNALINSAGDGEVNDASLESFDDMLVAAGFDDAEAESLAQKLADWIDADGSTRTYGAEDGYYVSQAEPYRAANTKLRSISELKAIAGYDAEIVAQIESLVCLRPAEEQSVLNINTLTVGQAPLLVALYSSELSLDDARAIIDSRPTGGWLNKDTFTQQDAIMKIAPDVRDEMAISLVSNYLSADISVGTGGLVTDYRALYQRAETGVVSLVSLVRREF
- the gspJ gene encoding type II secretion system minor pseudopilin GspJ, producing MKRDAGFTLIEMLVALALTSMIAVAGSTLLIGTVRASDRLGKTTENVRGIELAHTLMRDDFANIRMLIGDAGRPDYTSEPFVVFVRDGWSHPVPDDNRASLLAVEYKLRDGTLTRRAWLRPDPATDTPHVDRVLATGLSRMTARYFDGREWLPEWGAATKELPAAVELTLEYSDRDVLTELFVVGGGG
- the gspI gene encoding type II secretion system minor pseudopilin GspI, whose translation is MTDRGFTLAEVLVALVVFSISAIGLAHLVTETTANAGHTRSLSLARIEADNRLVEAVADTATLRAGSTSGESVQRGQAFDWVREIEIRDESGLAGIRVTVSDAATGQQLALRETLVQVKP
- a CDS encoding prepilin-type N-terminal cleavage/methylation domain-containing protein, producing the protein MHRDGGFSLVEIMVALFIMALASALVVMVMPSRPDALNSEADQFEKVMNRSLDQAISRGQAQGIRIEENAYTVYTRINGRWVPVSDVSRRVSDGVTIRMLGKSDPKSDEALPQIVLDASGIVSGPDVRFSKGVRTRDFDLPGQAG
- the gspG gene encoding type II secretion system major pseudopilin GspG; translation: MMPVRKIVKTRRKDAGFSLVELMVVIFIMGLLATLVIINVAPVGEQSRVGKVRADIAAFESALEMYSLDMYAYPSAEAGLAALKTPPAGADIATYRPGGYVKRLRDDPWGNPYRYDVPGARSGGAYDLYSSGPDGKAGTADDIGNWE
- the gspF gene encoding type II secretion system inner membrane protein GspF; translation: MAAFEYVALDADGKRRSGIISADSARSARKELRLRDLMVLNVDPVTEKQSKVTIRRGRLSDKQRVLLVRQLSVLLKSGLAVEQALGACAGNENPVSVQKAVHTVRADVVEGARLSDAMALAPDAFPPLVRAVTAAGEMSGKLGDIMERLATYLERSYQLRQKVRAALIYPALLTVMAMGMVIALMVVVVPRLVEQFDLFDAQLPLLTRIVIGLSNGVREYGILIVLVLAALIFLGVRLLRQPAIRRSLDRFVLRLPLIGPQTRIVAAARFARVFATLSASGATVLEALEGAKGAANNTVIADATDFIAERVREGGSLSGALAATGVFPPMMVHMVTSGEVGRDVSGMMNRAADFLDTEFETGSAALLALAEPLIIVLMGGIVGLIVMSIMLPILQLNTLAMS
- a CDS encoding GspE/PulE family protein produces the protein MTTAPAIQQFTYAFAKDKGVVVLPGRDVLTLGMRAGADPLVLLEARRALGSSFELEPLDRDTYERTLADVFTADALAGDSVDAAVDARGGLESLIDDLPKAADLLDGQDDAPVIRLINGLIHEAMKQRASDIHIDPFEETLSIRYRIDGDLVEVLTPPRKLAAPIVSRIKVMSRLDIAEKRLPQDGRISLSAGGKSIDVRVATLPTRYGERVVLRLLDTKNALLNLTDLGMDEDTYQRFAETLSQPNGVILVTGPVGSGKTTTLYSALSRLNTGRDNIMTLEDPVEYGLPGISQTQMDHKVGLNFAATLRSILRQDPNVVMVGEIRDSETAEVTFEFASTGRLALSTLHTNSASGAITRLRDMGVEDYLLSSTLRAIMAQRLVRKLCPVCKTSRTATHAECDALGLPGDTELTVYDPQGCISCAQTGFTGRLGVYELLVADRAIRNMLGEGASEDAIDQAAFARHDRLLDNARRYVISGETSVAEVLRACRKGGQ
- the gspD gene encoding type II secretion system secretin GspD, yielding MKLKSVLSAALLAATAPNAFALAGESGPEPSRHIMNFDDVELSALIADVSTVTGYTFIVHPDARTKRVTVSSSTPLTRDQVFDVFLSALRVHGFTAVPAGRSTYRIVPERQAVSDASTSASDANTFTTEIFALKHSSARDVAAVIKPLIAEQGQVVANNASNTLVVVDYASNLPRLRTMLEQIDSDPSVTQTISLKNIPAREMATILTSLSVPPGENSYSVDFQAVASDTGNAIVLKGDEALVKRAIEVSRELDSHDRTEDTLRVIPLNNANAVDLVPVLQQMAGAMDARRAAGGEPDASTTIAHHESTNSLVISAPPETLSALERIVTDLDRRRSQVLVEAIIVEMSDDTARELGLQFLVSGTNDSTVPFVSTNYSRSAPSMLALAGALSSNTPFNTGTAETNPFAEAAVNSLLGLSGLSIGVGGQDGDTLFGAILTAVENDTQSRILSKPFNMTLDNGTSSLLVGQEVPVATGEVLGNANTNPFRTVERRDVGVGLDVTPRISNDDTIRLDITQEVSNIAQAITTGSSTDLIFNTRKISTSVIADNGEIIVLGGLVEQTESVTNEKVPVLGDIPVAGRLFRSEGKGLGRTNLMVFIRPTIVRNRDDARAATSRSYRYLRAQELWTGEGDSGESLDRFVNQVLGSPPPQ
- a CDS encoding type II secretion system protein N, whose translation is MSEIAGFGDRTGLSVADFGRLLLRSAGPLIRVAEICLVAVIALLLARLAWIAIEPGGAVMGVQPMGEVFRQSPGGTSPVLTGDMSLLTTLDPFNRAGEVADLAQEAPETKLNLVLKGVRASADGTGVAMIVMPNNRLNTFAPGETILDGVVLDRVYGDRVTLRKDGQIEALLMSSGADRLSVLSSPEDAGTKVSGTRSASSDDLISTTATDFLANLVIDPVHRGQDFVGYQISSRGNAALLERSGLKPGDIILSVDGVSIGSAGPGELAMKLSSSRKVRLRIDRDGRQVDQIFTLPENP